In one window of Bizionia sp. M204 DNA:
- a CDS encoding ATP-binding protein has product MLLSFSLSAQVDINEDEESIQINIDYKINQAQQDIENSNFFESQKKLEEALVLAEKISSKKSIGIIYAKLGKLQYIIEEPDDALISLFKANEIQRIIKDDVNRAETYKTIGNVYNSKKDYRQALDYYVSANTLFDQEGLDDFVAEVLLNEGKTLIKLKDYKKANKQLEKSIALANRYELDKIKSSGMIHNGLALTYLDKKQAGLESTLKGVELAKEYKFNTVLTNGYLILSDLNELNGDYQASSENLKKYMKLSDSLLQVKRANLSPEKRIKILLNNQTEFQKEQAANLEEKIKENNLSKLTTILSIALITILSLLTLSLYKNNNIRLKTNNMLHIKNSELIVAMEKAELASKTKANFLSTVTHELRTPLYAVTGLTNMLLDEDPKPNQIQHLKSLKFSGEYLLTFINDILQINKIEANKVDVEPENFNLKKKMTNVIAALNNSASDNNTQLHLEYDMDIPETYNADQLKISQILINLIGNSIKFTKDGDIWIRAKKLKQDGDYYTIRFEVEDNGIGISKEKQERLFESFSQGSIQINRKYGGTGLGLSIVKGLIDILKGNIYLKSEIGKGSNFIFEVPMKYAAPVAKPKKIEYFNNVTEIDLENIKILVVEDNKINQMITKKILNKMKLNCEIVDNGEEAVEKVRTEAFDVVLMDIHMPGISGLEATKRIRKFNPDLTIFALTAVTIEDKMHEFDEAGFTDIISKPFKQEDFEKKLFETLIENKESKSV; this is encoded by the coding sequence ATGCTGTTAAGCTTTAGTCTTTCAGCACAAGTTGATATTAATGAAGATGAAGAATCTATTCAAATTAATATTGATTATAAAATAAACCAAGCACAACAGGATATTGAAAACAGCAATTTTTTTGAGTCACAAAAAAAACTAGAAGAAGCGCTCGTTCTTGCTGAAAAAATTAGCAGCAAAAAAAGCATTGGAATTATATATGCCAAGTTAGGCAAACTACAATATATAATTGAAGAGCCCGATGATGCGCTCATTAGCTTATTTAAGGCCAACGAAATCCAACGTATTATAAAAGACGATGTGAATCGTGCTGAAACCTACAAAACAATAGGTAATGTTTATAATAGCAAAAAAGATTACCGACAAGCTTTAGATTATTATGTATCCGCAAATACACTTTTTGACCAAGAAGGTCTGGATGATTTTGTAGCTGAAGTACTCCTCAACGAAGGTAAAACCCTTATTAAATTAAAAGACTATAAAAAAGCAAATAAGCAATTAGAAAAATCTATTGCTTTAGCCAATCGCTACGAATTAGATAAAATAAAAAGTAGCGGCATGATTCACAATGGGCTTGCTCTCACCTATCTAGACAAAAAACAAGCAGGTTTGGAATCTACTTTAAAAGGTGTTGAATTAGCAAAAGAATACAAGTTCAACACCGTACTTACCAATGGATATTTAATTTTAAGCGACTTAAATGAATTAAATGGCGACTATCAAGCGTCTTCTGAAAATTTAAAAAAATATATGAAGCTGTCGGATTCTTTGCTGCAAGTAAAACGGGCAAATTTATCACCAGAAAAGCGCATTAAAATTCTACTGAACAACCAAACGGAATTCCAAAAAGAACAAGCCGCAAATTTAGAAGAGAAAATCAAAGAAAACAATTTAAGTAAACTTACTACCATTTTAAGTATTGCCTTAATCACCATTCTTTCTTTACTTACGCTATCCTTATATAAAAACAATAATATTAGACTGAAAACCAACAACATGCTTCACATTAAAAACAGTGAACTTATTGTTGCCATGGAAAAAGCCGAATTGGCATCCAAAACCAAGGCCAACTTTCTATCTACTGTAACACATGAATTACGAACACCATTATACGCTGTAACAGGTTTAACGAATATGCTATTGGATGAAGATCCAAAACCAAATCAAATTCAGCATTTAAAATCGCTAAAATTTTCAGGGGAATACTTACTGACCTTTATTAACGATATTCTTCAGATTAATAAAATTGAAGCCAATAAAGTGGATGTTGAGCCCGAGAATTTCAACCTTAAAAAGAAAATGACCAATGTTATTGCAGCCTTAAATAATTCGGCAAGCGACAATAACACCCAATTACATTTGGAATACGACATGGATATTCCTGAAACCTATAATGCAGATCAGCTTAAAATTTCGCAAATCCTGATTAATTTAATAGGCAATTCCATCAAGTTTACTAAAGATGGTGATATCTGGATTCGTGCTAAAAAGCTCAAGCAAGATGGTGATTATTATACCATTCGTTTTGAAGTAGAAGATAACGGAATAGGTATTAGTAAAGAAAAGCAAGAACGTCTTTTTGAAAGTTTCTCTCAAGGTTCCATACAAATTAATAGAAAATATGGCGGAACTGGTTTAGGCTTATCTATTGTAAAAGGATTAATTGATATTTTAAAGGGAAATATTTATCTAAAAAGTGAAATTGGAAAAGGTTCTAATTTTATTTTTGAAGTTCCTATGAAATATGCAGCTCCTGTTGCCAAACCTAAAAAAATAGAGTATTTCAATAATGTTACAGAAATTGATTTGGAAAACATAAAAATATTAGTTGTTGAGGATAATAAGATCAACCAAATGATCACGAAAAAAATCCTTAACAAAATGAAACTAAATTGTGAAATAGTAGATAATGGCGAAGAAGCTGTTGAAAAAGTACGAACTGAAGCGTTTGATGTTGTTTTAATGGATATTCACATGCCAGGAATTAGCGGACTTGAAGCAACGAAGCGTATCAGGAAATTCAATCCAGATTTAACCATTTTTGCACTAACGGCTGTAACTATTGAAGATAAAATGCATGAATTTGATGAAGCTGGATTTACAGATATTATTTCAAAACCTTTCAAACAAGAAGATTTTGAGAAAAAACTTTTTGAAACATTAATAGAAAATAAAGAATCCAAATCTGTTTAA